cctttcggcgcctcctgaaaacattattccaggaagcctttccttaatgtccagccatgattcactgtacattttgtttcttttaaaatgttttgttttattctgtttttttcattttatcttgtacaccgctccaaaattttcaatggggagtggtatataaatattgtaaataaataaataataaatataagagcagccatgctggatagTACAGCACTTTCCCCTCCACAtttgcccacaagcaggacaaggctaGGATAGCAGCCGCCTgttcgtgttccccagcaactggtgttcagaagTGAACTGCCCCAGATACTGGAGGGAATAtatggccatcatgactagtagccattgatagcccttatTCTCCCATGAATGTcaaatcctttttaaaacaatccaaaCTGTTGGCCATTAATACGTTGTGTTGTCATGAATTCCATACCTGGAccatgcgttgtgtgaagaacttCTGCTTATTTATTatgaatctcctaccattcagcttcatgaaatgaccccaggttctagtattatgagagagggagaaaaacctttcTCTATTCACTTTCCCCAAGGAAAGGAACCTGTCTTGCAAGcaccgagtcattactgactcttggagggacaccagcttttgctgacgttttcttggcaggccttatagcggggtggtttgccgttgccttccccggccgttattacctttcccccagctaactgggtactcattttaccgaccttgggaggatggaaggccgagccggctgcctgaaaccagcttccgctgggatcgagctcaggccgtggggagtttcagctgcagaaacggtTGCTTTACCGCtttgtgccacacgaggctctttcccaaaccatgcttaattttatatacctctatggccctgttcagacaacaccctaaaccatgctgcttaactacaaaatggttaatggaatgcactaaccttaatgcattctattaaccgttttgtggttaagcagcatggtttagcgtgttgtctgaatggggccagtcttTCCCCCTTGctcccttttttctaagctaaaaagctcaAAATGCAACCTTTCTTCCAACCTTTGAGGATGCCTTCCGCACTTCTTCCAGCTCTAAAATACCGTTTTAAGGTATGGgaaacagaactgtacacagtattacaaagtgtggtcacaccataaatTTCTATAGAGACATTATGCAATTggcagtattattttatttacatttcctaatggtccccaacatggaatttccctttttagcaGCAAACCAACATCACACTGGGTCGATGTTTTTATCAAGTTATCCGCCACAACCCCAGAAttcctttcctggtcagtcatcTCCAACTTTGATCCCATCAACCTATATGTAGTTAGGCCTTTTCGCCCCAATAtgaatcactttacacttgcttacaattaactgcatttgccattttgatgcctatTTCCCCAGTTTGGAGAGCTCTTTTTTGAGCACTTTGCTCTCCCTTTTTGTTCTAACTatgctaaataatttggtgtctgcCCTGAACCAATTATTCAACTTCAATGGACGACCCCAAGTTCTAATGATGAGGGCGAAGAATTTATCTCTGTACCTTTTCATTGCTGTTGTCTCTGTCTTGCATGCAATCACACCCTGTTTTGTTAAGCAATCAGGAAGACTAGTTAACTTCCACACTGGCACAATTTTAGTTTCACCTGGTTTTGAACTCTGCATTCTAGGAAAACTAGAGCCCTATCCGTTCTTTGTTCCTATCTTCTACTGTCCTTATTTGCACTTGCACAATGTTTGGAATGAGGGGAGGATTCTAAGAATCAGTATGACCAAGTTAACTGTAAGTAGTGCCAAAACATTATGATTAAAACATatgctccattttattttaaccaTTGAGGCTTCAAATGACAGTCTTCATATAGAGACAATATCACCGTAATTCTTCAGGGACAGCTCGAGTCCAAAGGACTCTGTTTACAGACACCAGTTTTCCCAAACAAAGGTTGATTATAATTTTTGAACAGGAATAAATGTGTACCAACATAAAGAAACCGTTTTTTCACACATGGTAAGGACAGGGACAAAAAAGTTGCTTGTTTTCTCTCTTCAGCTCTACTATGGCTTCCCACGTATCTCTCTATAGGAAATGCTTGGATCTGTTCGTCAGGATATCCAGCCTCCTCCTTGCAGGCCTATTCAACATAAAGCCCATCACAGTCCACCTTGGTCTTCCAGGCAAGCCATCGTTGAAGCGCTTTTGTTCTCATATGCTGTCCAGCTTTTTTAAGATGTATGGAGCTaaaggcaaaaacacacacacacacatcccatagTCAAGCCAGttgtcatcaccacatcttgctaCAGTGAATTCTATAAATGATCATAAGCCTCCCTGTCCTATCAAcctttttcactagatgggcttttttgcccatctagctgcagCACtatggtgggggagaggaggcggCTGTGGAGGCCTCAGTATAGCTCATTATCCTGGCCGCTCCAGTTTCCTTCCCTCCACACCCACCAAAATACCCCCTTTTCCCTCTTTCCAAGGCCACTTTTCCAACCTCTGagagcagctggcatggttctttccacactgaCTGCAAGGGGGTAGAGGAGGGGGTCGATTTCCCACACGCCCTTCAGAGGTCAGAGTGCTCTCTCCGACCTCTAAAGGGGAACTCTGAATAATCCTATGATCCCTCAAACGCtgtctagggcctaatctacaccaagcagggtactgcattatgaaagcagtatataaaaggcaggagccacacaactgctttatagcggtattgaaatacactgacaactgttggggcccattgacacagaccatatatcggtttcatatcactttcatagcgctatatcctgcttggtatggctcctgccttttatatatcacttttatTCCAGcagtttctacacttgccttccccccccccccccggatcatccctgtgcatccaaatgacctccaggggatcccgggagcaggcaaggacgacccctccattctcctgggataatccttaggtgtagaaagggccaccactttcagagtgcagtatcctccttggtgtagagtaggcccaggggccataggattgctcccttaactACACATAGGTGCAAAACGTGGTCCAGTTCATGCTGAACCAAGAGAAGAACGCACCACTGCACTTGAAACAGAGACATCTCTTTACCCCCTCCATCTAATAAGTACAATTAACACACAACATGCTTATTTATCTGTTAAACCATCACTACTTCCTTCCCTCAACTAAAATGTTCTTTATGTGGTTCATCCTAATACATCAATAGATCTATCCAGTTACTTTACCATTaccgattctaagacacacttttttcccatataaacatctctaaaaatggggtgcgtcttagaatcgcgggtgtgtcttaggggtttctttttctgttggtggtactgaaactagtgtgcgtcttacaatcgatggcgtcttacaattgaaaaaATAcggtacttttatttttattattattattatcccagtaATAATGTGTGGGTGTgacgtggacagggagacatttttctccctctctcaaaatactagaaccccaaggtgtcaacccatgaagctgatgggtgggagatccaggacaaataaaaggaactatacttcttcacacggcacatagttaaattatggaactcactaccacaagatgtagtgatggccaccgatttggatggctttaaaagggggtcggataaattcctggaggcaaaggctatccatggctactagctctgatggttgtgtgctatctatcTCCAGTATcggaagcagtaagcctgtgtgccccagctgctggggaacatgggtgggagggtgctgttgaaccacttcctgcttgttcatccctggccgatggctggttggccacggtgtgaacagagtgctggaccagatggacccttggcctgatccagcatcagggctcttctgatggtcttCTGATGAATATCGCCCACCACCCTTCCCCGGGGGTCGCTGCCTGCACGTGGCCTCGAGGCGCCCGCCCTCCTCGCGCTCCCCGGACACTCACTGACGCGCAGCACCACCACGTAGAGGAGGAACGTGCGGACCGAGGACAGGACGTCCTCGCGCATCTTCCGCTTCAGCTCCTCCGGGTCCAGCTTGGGCCCCAGACCCTCGATGCGGAACATGGCCGGCGCGCGCCTGCTCCCTTCTCCACTGGCCGCAGCAGCAGCTCGTCACCTTACTCCTCTCCGGACGGACCAGAGAATGCTCGCTAGGCTTCTCCGggagagcttttttttttcctggccacGCCCTCCCTACGGATGTCCGCTGGGGACAAATCCCTTCCGCCGTCGTCCGCGTCCTCGACCTCGCCTTAGAGGAAGGTGAAAGTGGCACAACGTCTACTCCGTATCATCAGCACTTCCGGTATAAAAACGAACGCTTGAGTTCCAAGGCTTTTTCACTAGTGGAGGCTCCAGTATCAGAACTCTAGTCTAAAGGAACTAGcaaacgtagggtgaccctatggaaaaggaggacagggctcctgtatctttaacacttgcatagaaaaggggatttcagcaggtgtcatttatatatatggggaacctggtgaaatttcctcttcatcacaacagttaaagctgcaggagctatgctagagtgaccagatttaaaagcgggcagggcacctgcagctttaactggtgtgatgaagaggaaatttcaccaggttctccatatatataaatgacacctgctgaaattttattttcaatacaactgttaaagatacaggagccctgccctcttttaaatctggtcactctagtatagctcctgcagctttaactggtgtgatgaagaggaaatttcaccaggttctccatatatacaaatgacacctgctgaaattcccttttctatgcaagtgttaaagatacaggagccctgtccaacttttcatagggtcaccctaaaaacgTATTTTCGGGGTTtgggtcagcaccttggatagttcctttagagttctgactgaaacccacccAGGGCGAATTTACCACCCCATGACATCAAAGCCAGCAGCAGCCTCGCCTGGTTTTCACCACAGATAGGACAAATGGTGGAGCGACGCCCCTCACTGCCCGTGGAAAATTATGGCGACGTTTAATTATTATCGGAAGTTTCAGCTGTGTGTCACTCTACACTTTTCCCATCGCCCTATACCAGCGTTCACCTTGCTCGCGTGCGGGAAGCCGTGAACGCGCAC
This Elgaria multicarinata webbii isolate HBS135686 ecotype San Diego chromosome 6, rElgMul1.1.pri, whole genome shotgun sequence DNA region includes the following protein-coding sequences:
- the TOMM5 gene encoding mitochondrial import receptor subunit TOM5 homolog, with the protein product MFRIEGLGPKLDPEELKRKMREDVLSSVRTFLLYVVVLRVTPYILKKLDSI